A stretch of Janibacter endophyticus DNA encodes these proteins:
- a CDS encoding AMP-dependent synthetase/ligase — protein MCWRELGARVWRVAAGLVDLGVEPQGRVAIASSTRIEWILGDFAVMVAGGATTTIYPTTIPRDVAFILSDSGARVVVAEDVDQVTKLREIRAEIPEVRTVVVIDETGVDLDEWVTTLAAVEAVGAERLAAEPGLVDARIDACTPDDLATIIYTSGTTGRPKGVRLTHEAWTYQGAAIKSLDILHEDDVQYMWLPLAHVFGKQITLLTLATGMSVAVDGRLEKIAANLVVVRPTFMCAAPRIFEKVYSKISLTADEGGAKAKLFAWASGVARRWSVEEQAGRTPSAGLKLQHALADKLVFSKIRERFGGRIRFFISGSAALNADVAAWFNGAGVTILEGYGMTETSACATVNRPYANRLGSVGWPAPRTEIRIAEDGEILMRGPGVMQGYHNNPEATAEALTEDGWLHSGDIGEIDERGFVRVTDRKKDLFKTSNGKYVAPSQVESTFKGLCPYVGQILVHGADRNFVTALITLDPEAIQPWAEANGLGDRDYTEIVSSAQARDMVQSYVDELNEGLNRWERIGRFRILDHDLTVEGGELTPSLKLRRKVVAERYQDVLEDMHLDQQEARA, from the coding sequence CTGTGCTGGCGCGAGCTGGGCGCACGGGTCTGGCGGGTCGCGGCCGGCCTCGTCGACCTCGGCGTCGAGCCGCAGGGCCGGGTCGCGATCGCCTCCAGCACCCGGATCGAGTGGATCCTCGGGGACTTCGCGGTCATGGTGGCCGGGGGCGCGACGACGACGATCTACCCGACGACGATCCCCCGCGACGTCGCCTTCATCCTCTCGGACTCGGGCGCGAGGGTCGTCGTCGCCGAGGACGTGGACCAGGTCACCAAGCTCCGCGAGATCCGTGCCGAGATCCCCGAGGTGCGCACCGTCGTCGTCATCGACGAGACCGGCGTCGACCTCGACGAGTGGGTGACGACCCTCGCCGCCGTCGAGGCCGTCGGTGCCGAGCGGCTCGCCGCGGAGCCCGGCCTCGTCGACGCCCGCATCGACGCGTGCACCCCCGACGACCTCGCGACGATCATCTACACCTCGGGCACCACCGGCCGGCCGAAGGGGGTCCGCCTCACCCACGAGGCCTGGACCTACCAGGGCGCGGCGATCAAGTCGCTCGACATCCTCCACGAGGACGACGTGCAGTACATGTGGCTGCCCCTGGCTCACGTCTTCGGCAAGCAGATCACCCTGCTGACCCTCGCGACCGGCATGTCGGTCGCCGTCGACGGCCGCCTCGAAAAGATCGCCGCCAACCTCGTGGTCGTCCGCCCCACCTTCATGTGCGCGGCCCCGCGGATCTTCGAGAAGGTCTACTCCAAGATCAGCCTGACGGCCGACGAAGGGGGCGCGAAGGCCAAGCTCTTCGCGTGGGCCAGCGGGGTCGCCCGCCGGTGGAGCGTCGAGGAGCAGGCGGGCCGCACCCCGTCGGCGGGGCTCAAGCTCCAGCACGCCCTCGCCGACAAGCTCGTCTTCTCGAAGATCCGGGAGCGCTTCGGTGGGCGGATCCGCTTCTTCATCTCCGGCTCGGCAGCGCTCAACGCCGACGTCGCCGCATGGTTCAACGGCGCGGGCGTGACGATCCTCGAGGGCTACGGGATGACCGAGACCTCGGCCTGCGCGACCGTCAACCGGCCCTACGCCAACCGGCTGGGCTCGGTCGGGTGGCCCGCGCCCCGCACCGAGATCCGGATCGCCGAGGACGGCGAGATCCTCATGCGCGGCCCCGGGGTCATGCAGGGCTACCACAACAACCCCGAGGCGACCGCCGAGGCGCTCACCGAGGACGGCTGGCTGCACAGCGGTGACATCGGCGAGATCGACGAGCGCGGCTTCGTCCGCGTCACCGATCGCAAGAAGGACCTCTTCAAGACGAGCAACGGCAAGTACGTGGCGCCGAGCCAGGTCGAGTCGACCTTCAAGGGTCTGTGCCCCTACGTCGGCCAGATCCTCGTGCACGGGGCGGACCGCAACTTCGTCACCGCGCTCATCACCCTCGACCCCGAGGCGATCCAGCCGTGGGCGGAGGCCAACGGGCTCGGCGACCGGGACTACACCGAGATCGTCTCGTCGGCGCAGGCCCGAGACATGGTGCAGTCCTACGTCGACGAGCTCAACGAGGGTCTCAACCGGTGGGAGCGCATCGGACGTTTCCGGATCCTCGACCACGACCTGACGGTCGAGGGCGGCGAGCTCACCCCGAGCCTGAAGCTGCGCCGCAAGGTCGTCGCCGAGCGCTACCAGGACGTCCTCGAGGACATGCACCTCGACCAGCAGGAGGCGCGCGCCTAG
- the fumC gene encoding class II fumarate hydratase: protein MSEQTRTETDSMGEIEVAEDRYWGAQTQRSLGNFDIGRDTFVWGRTMIGALGILKKAAAQANSDLGELPSDIAELVVRAADEVIAGDLDDHFPLVVFQTGSGTQSNMNANEVISNRAIEIAGGERGSKDPVHPNDHVNRGQSSNDTFPTAMHIAVALEVNERLYPAVTELRDVLAAKADAFADVVMVGRTHLQDATPVTLGQVIGSWVAQIDDALATVRQADEGVRGLAIGGTAVGTGLNSHADLGPTVARHVTEETGLEFHQADNLFAALSAHDALVTLSSSLRTLAGALMKIANDVRWYASGPRNGIGELTIPENEPGSSIMPGKVNPTQAEAMTMVATRVFGNDATVGFAGTQGNFQLNVYKPVMAHAALESTRILADACRSFTAHCAVGIEPQRERIEANLERNLMVVTALNPHIGYDKAAAIAKKAHKEGTTLREAAVASGNLTEEEFDAWVVPKDMTRPKG from the coding sequence ATGAGCGAGCAGACCCGGACCGAGACCGACAGCATGGGCGAGATCGAGGTCGCCGAGGACCGCTACTGGGGCGCGCAGACCCAGCGGTCGCTCGGCAACTTCGACATCGGGCGCGACACCTTCGTCTGGGGGCGGACGATGATCGGCGCGCTCGGCATCCTCAAGAAGGCTGCGGCACAGGCGAACTCGGACCTCGGCGAGCTCCCGTCCGACATCGCCGAGCTCGTCGTGCGCGCCGCCGACGAGGTCATCGCGGGCGACCTCGACGACCACTTCCCGCTCGTCGTCTTCCAGACCGGCAGCGGCACGCAGTCGAACATGAACGCCAACGAGGTCATCTCCAACCGCGCCATCGAGATCGCCGGCGGCGAGCGCGGCAGCAAGGACCCCGTTCACCCCAACGACCACGTCAACCGCGGCCAGTCGAGCAACGACACCTTCCCCACGGCCATGCACATCGCGGTCGCGCTCGAGGTCAACGAGCGGCTCTACCCCGCCGTCACCGAGCTGCGCGACGTCCTCGCCGCCAAGGCGGACGCCTTCGCCGACGTCGTCATGGTCGGCCGCACCCACCTGCAGGACGCGACCCCGGTGACCCTCGGCCAGGTGATCGGCAGCTGGGTCGCGCAGATCGACGACGCCCTGGCGACCGTCCGTCAGGCGGACGAAGGGGTGCGCGGCCTGGCCATCGGCGGCACCGCCGTCGGGACGGGGCTGAACAGCCACGCCGACCTCGGCCCGACCGTCGCCCGCCACGTCACCGAGGAGACCGGGCTGGAGTTCCACCAGGCCGACAACCTCTTCGCGGCGCTGTCCGCGCACGACGCGCTCGTCACGCTCAGCTCGTCGCTGCGGACCCTCGCGGGCGCGCTGATGAAGATCGCCAACGACGTCCGCTGGTACGCCTCGGGCCCGCGCAACGGCATCGGGGAGCTGACGATCCCGGAGAACGAGCCGGGGTCCTCGATCATGCCGGGCAAGGTCAACCCCACCCAGGCCGAGGCGATGACGATGGTCGCGACACGGGTCTTCGGCAACGACGCGACGGTCGGCTTCGCGGGGACGCAGGGCAACTTCCAGCTCAACGTCTACAAGCCGGTCATGGCGCACGCGGCGCTCGAGTCGACGCGCATCCTCGCCGACGCGTGCCGCTCCTTCACCGCGCACTGCGCCGTCGGGATCGAGCCGCAGCGCGAGCGGATCGAGGCGAACCTCGAGCGCAACCTCATGGTCGTCACCGCGCTCAACCCGCACATCGGCTACGACAAGGCCGCGGCGATCGCGAAGAAGGCGCACAAGGAGGGCACGACGCTGCGCGAGGCCGCGGTCGCGTCGGGCAACCTCACCGAGGAGGAGTTCGACGCCTGGGTGGTGCCGAAGGACATGACCCGCCCGAAGGGGTGA
- a CDS encoding DUF294 nucleotidyltransferase-like domain-containing protein, with product MADTELAEVADFLSRHAPFDALPESVRRSLPRRMTSRYYRRGSHLMAVGRDSDDLYLVRSGAIEIRDADGGLVRQGAEGTTAGSTTLVGGNPSRFDVVAMEDTLALHLPAAVFHELSGAYPRFADHFDMERTDRLRPTATGTRSTGHGEAILRVSAREVARREPVTVPLGAAIAEAAQEMTAEGVSSLLVLDGERLVGILTDRDLRRRVVAEGLDPARPVDEVMTPDPLVADADASALELLLTMTQANIHHLPVVEGGRPIGMVTTTDLMRLERVSAVYVAGDVAKQTDVAGVAAVAARLPRIVDQLVEQEVSAGDITRMVTAVGDAVERRIIALVEAELEAEGWGPAPSYCWMVLGSKARHEQALGSDQDHAVIVADDAPEGAEEYVAALAERVVTGLETAGYPRCDGDVMASNPRWRQRLSGWRREFRQWIEQPVSDAVLTASIFFDSRPLAGDRGLHEALTAEVTARAPQGTLFLAHLAKQAVLNEPPLGFFRGFVLAKAGEHKDTLDLKRGGIGAIVDLARVHALGNGLASVSTRSRLLAAGRCGAMSETTAGSLVHALELISQVRLEHQARQTRAGLTPDSRISPDELTALEQRSLRAAFQTVRRAQQALAQRYPAQHYS from the coding sequence ATGGCCGACACCGAGCTCGCCGAGGTCGCCGACTTCCTCAGCCGGCACGCGCCCTTCGACGCCCTGCCCGAGTCGGTGCGCCGCTCGCTGCCGCGCCGGATGACCTCGCGCTACTACCGCCGTGGCAGCCACCTCATGGCCGTGGGCCGCGACTCCGATGATCTCTACCTCGTGCGGTCGGGCGCGATCGAGATCCGGGACGCCGACGGTGGTCTGGTCCGCCAGGGCGCCGAGGGCACGACGGCGGGCTCGACGACGCTCGTCGGCGGCAACCCGTCACGCTTCGACGTCGTCGCGATGGAGGACACGCTCGCGCTCCACCTGCCGGCCGCGGTCTTCCACGAGCTCTCGGGCGCCTACCCCCGGTTCGCCGACCACTTCGACATGGAGCGCACCGACCGGCTCCGCCCGACGGCGACGGGGACCCGGTCCACCGGCCACGGGGAGGCGATCCTGCGGGTGTCGGCGCGCGAGGTCGCGCGCCGCGAGCCGGTGACGGTGCCGCTCGGTGCGGCGATCGCCGAGGCGGCCCAGGAGATGACGGCCGAAGGCGTCTCGAGCCTGCTCGTGCTCGACGGCGAGCGGCTCGTCGGCATCCTCACCGACCGTGACCTGCGCCGGCGCGTCGTCGCCGAGGGCCTCGACCCGGCACGACCGGTCGACGAGGTCATGACGCCCGACCCGCTCGTCGCCGACGCCGACGCCTCGGCCCTCGAGCTGCTGCTGACGATGACGCAGGCCAACATCCACCACCTGCCCGTCGTCGAGGGTGGGCGTCCGATCGGCATGGTGACGACGACCGACCTCATGCGTCTCGAGCGGGTCAGCGCCGTCTACGTCGCGGGTGACGTCGCCAAGCAGACCGACGTCGCGGGGGTCGCGGCCGTCGCCGCCCGGCTCCCGCGGATCGTCGACCAGCTCGTCGAGCAGGAGGTCAGCGCCGGGGACATCACCCGGATGGTGACCGCGGTCGGTGACGCCGTCGAGCGCCGCATCATCGCCCTGGTCGAGGCCGAGCTGGAGGCCGAAGGGTGGGGACCGGCCCCCTCCTACTGCTGGATGGTCCTCGGGTCGAAGGCCCGTCACGAGCAGGCCCTCGGGAGCGACCAGGACCACGCCGTGATCGTCGCCGACGACGCTCCCGAGGGTGCGGAGGAGTACGTCGCGGCACTGGCCGAGCGGGTCGTCACCGGGCTCGAGACCGCGGGATACCCGAGGTGCGACGGCGACGTGATGGCCTCGAACCCGCGCTGGCGGCAACGCCTCAGCGGGTGGCGCCGCGAGTTCCGGCAGTGGATCGAGCAGCCGGTCAGCGACGCCGTCCTCACCGCGAGCATCTTCTTCGACTCCCGGCCGCTGGCGGGTGACCGCGGGCTGCACGAGGCGCTGACCGCCGAGGTCACCGCACGGGCCCCGCAGGGGACGCTCTTCCTCGCCCATCTGGCCAAGCAGGCGGTGCTCAACGAGCCACCGCTCGGCTTCTTCCGCGGCTTCGTCCTCGCCAAGGCCGGCGAGCACAAGGACACGCTCGACCTCAAGCGGGGCGGCATCGGCGCCATCGTCGACCTGGCGCGGGTGCACGCGCTCGGCAACGGGCTCGCATCGGTGAGCACCCGCTCGCGGCTGCTCGCCGCGGGTCGGTGCGGGGCGATGAGCGAGACCACGGCAGGGAGCCTGGTCCACGCGCTGGAGCTGATCTCGCAGGTCCGGCTCGAGCACCAGGCCCGGCAGACGAGGGCCGGGCTGACCCCGGACTCGCGGATCAGCCCTGACGAGCTCACTGCGTTGGAGCAGCGGTCGTTGCGGGCCGCCTTCCAGACGGTGCGCCGGGCCCAGCAGGCCCTGGCGCAGCGCTACCCGGCGCAGCACTACTCATGA
- a CDS encoding nucleosidase, whose product MDLLVVAAIEAEAAYVPAGLPLLVTGVGKTLAAVQVTRTLATHPHRDRLTVVNIGTAGALRDGLAGTFEIGTVLNHDLSAEPIRRLGLDPRERLVIDESLPTTLASGDLFVTDPAVRARLAERADLVDMEGYAIALACEEMGVPLRMVKHVSDNADETAHDWSAAVDGCARELGAWLHDLVESDGAARS is encoded by the coding sequence GTGGACCTCCTCGTCGTCGCCGCCATCGAGGCCGAGGCCGCCTATGTGCCGGCCGGGCTGCCCCTGCTCGTCACCGGCGTCGGCAAGACCCTCGCCGCCGTGCAGGTGACGCGGACGCTCGCGACCCACCCGCACCGGGACCGCCTCACCGTCGTCAACATCGGCACGGCGGGTGCGCTGCGGGACGGGCTGGCGGGGACCTTCGAGATCGGGACGGTGCTCAACCACGACCTCTCCGCCGAACCCATCCGACGGCTCGGGCTCGACCCGCGGGAGCGGCTCGTCATCGACGAGAGCCTGCCGACGACGCTCGCCAGCGGTGACCTCTTCGTCACCGATCCCGCGGTCCGCGCCCGGCTCGCCGAGCGCGCTGACCTCGTCGACATGGAGGGCTACGCGATCGCCCTCGCGTGCGAGGAGATGGGTGTCCCGCTGCGAATGGTCAAGCACGTCAGCGACAACGCCGACGAGACCGCCCACGACTGGTCGGCCGCGGTCGACGGGTGCGCCCGGGAGCTCGGCGCGTGGCTGCACGACCTCGTGGAATCCGACGGCGCCGCCCGGAGTTGA
- a CDS encoding tetratricopeptide repeat protein has product MATIYGYERYERARGFFEDGQYLDAARELEELFTDVAAARAEATDTDPVGHGLAEPRLLLARAYFHSAQLRRAEEAARQVIDEDPQDAYAHLLLGRTLERVGRKAEAKGPLRMAELLGGYTSSGGPTTDVTDDAI; this is encoded by the coding sequence ATGGCGACGATCTACGGGTACGAGAGGTACGAGCGGGCGCGGGGCTTCTTCGAGGACGGGCAGTACCTCGACGCCGCCCGCGAGCTCGAGGAGCTTTTTACCGACGTGGCTGCCGCCCGCGCCGAGGCGACCGACACGGACCCCGTCGGGCACGGTCTCGCCGAGCCCCGGCTCCTGCTCGCCCGCGCCTACTTCCACTCCGCCCAGCTGCGCCGCGCCGAGGAGGCCGCCCGCCAGGTCATCGACGAGGACCCGCAGGATGCCTACGCGCACCTGCTCCTCGGTCGCACCCTCGAGCGCGTCGGCCGCAAGGCCGAGGCGAAGGGGCCGCTGCGCATGGCCGAACTGCTCGGCGGGTACACCTCGTCCGGCGGCCCGACGACCGACGTCACCGACGACGCGATCTGA
- a CDS encoding EamA family transporter: MCVAGLALLTGAGTGRSALLGMLLALGAGASIATFSVAAKRMLLRGVSTPEVLASTFLLGSRVMLPVAAVLGIGWVATAPGLALTVWLGVATMGLANVLYTRGLGGLPAPTAATLTLTDPLTATLLGWLLLGQALAPLGWAGLAVLFAGLVLQGVWASRRPRPAHVTPDPALPPSPIA; the protein is encoded by the coding sequence GTGTGCGTCGCCGGGCTCGCACTCCTCACCGGCGCGGGCACCGGTCGCTCCGCGCTGCTCGGCATGCTCCTCGCCCTCGGTGCGGGCGCGTCGATCGCCACCTTCAGCGTCGCCGCCAAGCGGATGCTGCTGCGCGGGGTGAGCACCCCCGAGGTGCTCGCCTCGACCTTCCTCCTCGGGTCGCGCGTCATGCTCCCGGTTGCCGCCGTCCTCGGCATCGGATGGGTCGCCACCGCGCCCGGCCTGGCGCTCACCGTCTGGCTGGGCGTCGCGACGATGGGCCTGGCCAACGTGCTCTACACGCGCGGCCTCGGCGGGCTGCCCGCACCGACGGCCGCGACGCTCACCCTCACCGACCCGCTCACCGCAACGTTGCTCGGCTGGCTCCTGCTCGGCCAGGCCCTCGCGCCGCTGGGCTGGGCCGGGCTGGCGGTCCTCTTCGCGGGGCTGGTCCTCCAGGGCGTCTGGGCCAGCCGCCGACCGCGACCGGCTCACGTCACCCCCGACCCAGCCCTCCCCCCTTCGCCGATAGCGTGA
- a CDS encoding protein-L-isoaspartate O-methyltransferase family protein — protein sequence MSPMPDGVRDSAERTLDEAFRATPRADFLRPGELTRCGHDGPLPIGQGQTSSQPRTVRAMLTLLEVSPGQRVLDVGAGSGWTTALLAHLVGPDAQVVGVERIAELAEWGAGNLARTQRPWAEVMLAAPGVLGAPGLAPFDRILVSAMANALPTSLIDQLAPGGRLVVPVAGRMVRVTKGEDGAVSTSEHGAYRFVPLVED from the coding sequence ATGTCACCCATGCCGGACGGTGTCCGGGATTCGGCCGAACGCACGCTGGACGAGGCCTTCCGGGCCACGCCGCGGGCCGACTTCCTGCGGCCCGGGGAGCTCACCCGGTGCGGTCACGACGGGCCGCTGCCGATCGGTCAGGGGCAGACGAGCTCGCAGCCGCGGACGGTCCGGGCGATGCTCACCCTGCTCGAGGTGTCGCCGGGGCAGCGGGTCCTCGACGTCGGCGCCGGGTCGGGCTGGACGACGGCGCTGCTCGCTCACCTCGTCGGCCCGGACGCTCAGGTGGTCGGGGTCGAGCGGATCGCCGAGCTCGCGGAGTGGGGAGCAGGCAACCTCGCGCGGACGCAGCGGCCGTGGGCCGAGGTGATGCTTGCCGCCCCCGGCGTCCTCGGCGCCCCCGGCCTCGCCCCCTTCGACCGGATCCTCGTCTCCGCCATGGCCAACGCCCTGCCGACGAGCCTTATCGACCAGCTGGCCCCGGGCGGCCGCCTGGTCGTCCCCGTCGCGGGCCGCATGGTCCGCGTCACGAAGGGGGAGGACGGCGCCGTGTCGACGTCCGAGCACGGCGCCTACCGCTTCGTCCCGCTCGTGGAGGACTGA
- a CDS encoding amidohydrolase: protein MSTSSVVRDVRLVDLAAARPDLDAATVDLRITDGVITEIGPGLPTAGAELVDAGGRWAMPGLWDAHVHMAQWEGVVGRLDVSGTDGPDAVLARIRAHLDGPDAPVVGEVLQGFGFRLGQWSRMPSTAELDAVVGARPTVLISGDCHAGWLSTAAYGLLGVEPRPGSIDEDEWFEIYFRLGELPTHPDRAREAAETAQHNAAAKGVVGIVDMEFHDGFVEWPWRVSEGLDRLRVRPATYPAGLDHVIEAGHRTGDVLDAHGLVTMGPLKVISDGSLNTRTAWCCEPFAGTPDPAFPRGKRNVDPAELVDLMTRAHAAGLEAAIHAIGDAAVAEVLDAFEATGARGAIEHAQLVRLEDLPRMAVLGVRASVQPAHLLDDRDTSLQLWPDRMDRAFAFGSMRDAGVELRLGSDAPVSPLDPWLAAAAAVHRSADDREPWSPTEALTVAEALAASTDGIAALAIGGPGDLVLLDEHPRAPRRSGSAEAAARLRETRPVATLVAGRVTHST, encoded by the coding sequence ATGAGCACCTCGTCCGTCGTCCGGGACGTCCGTCTCGTCGACCTCGCCGCTGCCCGGCCCGACCTCGACGCGGCCACCGTCGACCTGCGCATCACCGACGGCGTCATCACCGAGATCGGTCCTGGCCTCCCCACCGCCGGGGCCGAGCTGGTCGACGCCGGTGGCCGCTGGGCGATGCCGGGGCTGTGGGACGCGCACGTCCACATGGCTCAGTGGGAGGGTGTCGTCGGCCGCCTCGACGTCAGCGGCACGGACGGCCCAGACGCCGTCCTCGCCCGGATCCGCGCGCACCTCGACGGCCCGGACGCCCCCGTCGTGGGGGAGGTGCTCCAGGGCTTCGGCTTCCGCCTCGGGCAGTGGTCGCGGATGCCGAGCACCGCCGAGCTTGACGCCGTCGTCGGCGCCCGCCCGACCGTCCTCATCAGCGGCGACTGCCACGCGGGCTGGCTGAGCACCGCCGCGTACGGCCTGCTCGGGGTCGAGCCGCGGCCGGGCTCGATCGACGAGGACGAGTGGTTCGAGATCTACTTCCGCCTCGGCGAGCTCCCGACCCACCCGGACCGAGCGCGAGAGGCCGCCGAGACCGCGCAGCACAACGCTGCGGCGAAGGGCGTCGTCGGGATCGTCGACATGGAGTTCCACGACGGCTTCGTCGAGTGGCCGTGGCGGGTCTCCGAGGGGCTGGACCGGCTGCGCGTCCGCCCCGCGACGTACCCGGCCGGGCTGGACCACGTCATCGAGGCCGGCCACCGCACCGGTGACGTCCTCGACGCTCACGGCCTCGTGACCATGGGCCCGCTCAAGGTCATCAGCGACGGCTCGCTCAACACCCGCACGGCCTGGTGCTGCGAGCCCTTTGCCGGGACGCCCGACCCGGCCTTCCCGCGCGGCAAGCGCAACGTCGACCCCGCGGAGCTCGTCGACCTCATGACCCGCGCGCACGCTGCCGGGCTCGAGGCCGCGATCCACGCGATCGGCGACGCGGCGGTGGCGGAGGTGCTCGACGCGTTCGAGGCCACCGGCGCGCGGGGCGCGATCGAGCACGCCCAGCTCGTCCGGCTCGAGGACCTCCCGCGGATGGCGGTCCTCGGCGTGCGCGCGAGCGTGCAGCCGGCGCACCTGCTCGACGACCGCGACACCTCGCTCCAGCTGTGGCCGGACCGCATGGACCGGGCCTTCGCCTTCGGCTCGATGCGCGACGCCGGGGTCGAGCTGCGCCTCGGGTCGGACGCGCCCGTCTCACCGCTCGACCCGTGGCTCGCGGCGGCCGCCGCCGTCCACCGCAGCGCCGACGACCGCGAGCCGTGGTCACCCACGGAGGCGCTCACGGTCGCCGAGGCTCTCGCCGCGTCGACCGACGGGATCGCCGCCCTGGCCATCGGCGGGCCGGGGGACCTCGTGCTGCTCGACGAGCACCCGAGGGCGCCTCGACGATCGGGGTCTGCCGAGGCCGCCGCACGCCTGCGCGAGACCCGGCCCGTCGCCACCCTCGTCGCGGGCCGGGTGACTCACTCGACCTGA
- a CDS encoding DUF5701 family protein, protein MFIAQQLDRLLDLGLEELTGRDEEELVEMVGGDLLACTGTLVIHPSLVPAARLAPLLTRVGKPGFVVPDMTDLAQFAPIAEVKVPDALMYVLKGVERGDDLRDWSPEEALPEILGRGRTPLTISEGISWLLQDPSQLEPNHCFMTIASRKPKKAGLGLDKRTPAIWISGGAERDGGKERDGAPKVGWCWAGNRHTWLGIASAAGRLARAPEPAPAG, encoded by the coding sequence ATGTTCATCGCCCAGCAGCTCGACCGGCTCCTCGACCTCGGTCTCGAGGAGCTGACCGGTCGCGACGAGGAGGAGCTCGTCGAGATGGTCGGGGGCGACCTTCTGGCGTGCACAGGGACGCTCGTCATCCACCCGTCGCTCGTGCCGGCGGCACGGCTGGCGCCGCTGCTGACCCGCGTCGGCAAGCCAGGCTTCGTCGTGCCGGACATGACCGACCTCGCGCAGTTCGCTCCCATCGCCGAGGTCAAGGTGCCGGACGCGCTGATGTACGTGCTCAAGGGCGTCGAGCGGGGTGACGACCTGCGCGACTGGAGCCCCGAGGAGGCGTTGCCGGAGATCCTCGGCCGCGGTCGCACCCCGCTGACGATCAGCGAGGGCATCTCGTGGCTGCTCCAGGACCCGTCCCAGCTCGAGCCGAACCACTGCTTCATGACGATCGCCTCGCGCAAGCCGAAGAAGGCCGGCCTCGGCCTCGACAAGCGCACCCCCGCGATCTGGATCAGCGGCGGTGCCGAGCGTGACGGAGGCAAGGAGCGCGACGGCGCGCCGAAGGTCGGTTGGTGCTGGGCCGGCAACCGGCACACCTGGCTCGGCATCGCCTCGGCCGCCGGGCGGCTCGCCAGGGCGCCCGAACCCGCCCCCGCCGGCTGA
- a CDS encoding TIGR00730 family Rossman fold protein: MSLRSICVFCASSPGTDSALLDVAREVGAGLARRGIRVVYGGGGSGLMGALADGALGEGGEVVGIIPGFMVDREWGRQDLTELHVVDSMHERKARMAEHADAFLVLPGGIGTLEEFFEVWTWRQIGLHSTPIALLDAHTGSGQGFWQPLLSALRGIYEAGFVSEASLEDVVVAATLEAALEGLAERASAGETCILRPGS; this comes from the coding sequence GTGAGCCTTCGCAGCATTTGCGTCTTCTGCGCGTCGAGCCCGGGCACCGACTCGGCGCTGCTCGACGTCGCCCGGGAGGTCGGGGCGGGCCTGGCCCGTCGCGGGATCCGGGTGGTCTACGGCGGGGGCGGCAGCGGCCTCATGGGCGCCCTGGCCGACGGCGCGCTGGGCGAAGGGGGCGAGGTCGTCGGGATCATCCCGGGCTTCATGGTCGACCGGGAGTGGGGTCGTCAGGACCTCACCGAGCTGCACGTCGTCGACTCGATGCACGAGCGCAAGGCGCGCATGGCCGAGCACGCCGATGCCTTCCTCGTGCTGCCCGGCGGGATCGGGACGCTGGAGGAGTTCTTCGAGGTGTGGACGTGGCGGCAGATCGGGCTGCACTCGACGCCGATCGCCCTGCTCGACGCTCACACGGGCAGCGGCCAGGGGTTCTGGCAGCCGCTGCTCTCCGCGCTGCGGGGTATCTACGAGGCGGGTTTCGTCTCCGAGGCCAGTCTCGAGGACGTCGTCGTCGCCGCGACGCTCGAGGCGGCCCTCGAGGGGCTGGCGGAGCGGGCGAGCGCGGGGGAGACCTGTATTTTGCGCCCCGGCAGCTGA